A genomic segment from Rickettsia endosymbiont of Lasioglossum villosulum encodes:
- the blaOXA gene encoding class D beta-lactamase, whose product MKKITLYLTALISFTASFAAKADCFLVKENDKLIKQDGDCKSRYAPCSTFKIVLSLMGYDNGFLIDETHPKLPFKDGYDDYLEVWKQPHTPKDWMKNSCLWYSRLITKELGYEKFHNYVTKFNYGNQDTSGDKGKNNGLTNAWLSSSLEISPEEQIAFLQKLAAAQLPVSLKAQEMTKNIMFIEDFADGWKLYAKTGSGNRLNEDRTIKLKDRQIGWFIGWLQKDNRKVFFVHFIEDKEHHDSYASFLSREAAKEKLKGLISKELK is encoded by the coding sequence ATGAAAAAAATTACTTTATACTTAACTGCGTTAATATCATTTACTGCATCTTTTGCAGCTAAAGCAGATTGCTTTTTAGTTAAGGAAAATGATAAGCTTATTAAACAAGATGGTGATTGCAAATCACGCTATGCTCCATGTTCTACCTTTAAAATTGTTTTAAGTTTAATGGGTTATGATAACGGATTTTTAATTGATGAAACTCATCCAAAATTACCTTTTAAAGATGGTTATGACGATTATCTTGAAGTTTGGAAACAGCCACATACACCTAAAGACTGGATGAAAAATAGCTGTCTTTGGTATTCACGTCTTATTACTAAAGAATTAGGTTATGAAAAGTTCCATAATTACGTAACAAAATTTAATTATGGTAACCAAGATACTTCAGGAGATAAAGGAAAGAACAATGGTTTAACTAATGCGTGGCTTTCTAGCTCTTTAGAAATTTCACCTGAAGAACAGATTGCTTTCCTACAAAAACTTGCAGCAGCTCAATTACCTGTAAGCCTTAAAGCTCAGGAAATGACCAAAAATATTATGTTTATCGAAGATTTTGCAGATGGATGGAAGCTTTATGCTAAAACAGGGAGCGGAAATCGTCTTAATGAAGACAGAACTATAAAGTTAAAAGATCGTCAAATAGGTTGGTTTATAGGATGGTTACAAAAAGATAACCGCAAAGTTTTCTTTGTACACTTTATTGAAGATAAAGAACATCACGATTCTTATGCAAGTTTTCTCTCTAGAGAGGCTGCAAAAGAGAAGCTAAAAGGATTAATAAGCAAAGAACTGAAATAA
- a CDS encoding penicillin-binding protein 1A, giving the protein MYKSLFFCLKILALLFLIGCGIVSYIIYYYSRDLPDYRQLARYYPPSVTRIYSRDGKLMEEYAFERRVFIPINSIPTSLKESFIAAEDKNFYNHQGVDLFGIVRAAFLNISNFLHHRRIEGASTITQQVVKNFLLTNEVSFQRKIKEAILSYMISRVFTKDQILELYLNQTFFGRGAYGVATAAQNYFNKSVEELTIAESAFIAALPKAPSELNPEKNYARVKARRDYVIMRMLEDGYITSDAAKEAVDSPITLRKRDQDETVTADYYAEQVRDEVIKMLGSKDEFYTSGLTIITSLDAKMLKFAEESLRKGLRDFDRKRGFRKAIATISLNNWQEELKKLPTTPSLLEYKIAVVLEVTDTQAEIGFASGAKSKIPISEMKWAKSELKSAKKLLTKGDVIVVEPVKDYYALRQIPEVNGAIMVMNPNTGQVLASVGGYDFFASKFDRVTQALRQPGSLSKTFVYLAALENGVKPNQIFNDGPIEISQGPGMPSWRPKNYEGKFLGPITMRTGLEKSRNLVTVRVATAVGLTKIVDIIKRFGINDNTQKVYSMVLGSIETTLERITNAYGIIANGGKRIKPHFVELIKDRNGKVIYRRDDRECTTCNVSDNDLDNAILEIPAENIYMVTDAASDYQITSLLTGVVDRGTAYSAKKLGKIIGGKTGTSNDSKDTWFIGFTPKIVVGSYVGYDTPRTLGRRATGSSVVLPIFVDFMSNAYKNEPSLPFKVPDSIRLQAVDRATGQITPGGSIMEAFKINNILIIEDDSEIIDNNYNNDVFDYVPSEKDQSQEIY; this is encoded by the coding sequence ATGTATAAATCTCTATTTTTTTGTTTAAAAATTCTTGCTTTGCTTTTTTTAATAGGCTGCGGAATTGTCTCTTATATAATATATTACTATTCCCGTGATTTACCTGATTATAGACAGCTAGCAAGATATTATCCTCCCTCGGTAACCCGTATTTATTCTCGTGATGGAAAATTAATGGAGGAATATGCTTTCGAGCGGCGTGTATTTATCCCAATTAACAGTATTCCTACCTCATTAAAAGAAAGCTTTATTGCTGCAGAGGATAAAAATTTCTATAACCACCAAGGGGTTGATTTATTTGGAATAGTTAGGGCAGCGTTTCTTAACATATCAAATTTTCTTCATCATAGGCGTATTGAGGGTGCTTCTACTATTACTCAGCAGGTAGTAAAGAATTTTCTACTTACCAATGAAGTATCGTTTCAGCGTAAGATCAAAGAAGCAATTTTATCTTATATGATCTCAAGAGTATTTACCAAAGATCAGATTTTAGAATTATATCTCAATCAAACATTTTTTGGGCGTGGTGCGTATGGGGTTGCTACCGCCGCACAAAATTATTTTAACAAATCAGTAGAGGAGCTAACTATTGCAGAGTCAGCTTTTATTGCAGCATTACCTAAAGCACCTTCTGAACTTAATCCTGAGAAAAATTATGCTAGGGTTAAAGCTCGTCGTGATTATGTAATAATGCGAATGCTAGAAGATGGTTATATCACAAGCGATGCAGCAAAAGAGGCAGTAGATAGTCCAATTACGCTACGAAAACGAGATCAGGATGAAACTGTTACGGCCGATTATTATGCTGAGCAAGTTAGGGATGAAGTAATTAAAATGCTAGGTAGTAAAGATGAATTTTATACTAGCGGTCTTACTATTATTACTTCTTTAGATGCTAAAATGCTAAAATTTGCTGAAGAGTCACTACGAAAAGGTCTTAGAGATTTTGATAGAAAACGTGGTTTCAGAAAAGCTATAGCTACTATTTCACTTAATAACTGGCAAGAAGAACTAAAAAAATTACCAACCACACCATCGCTTCTAGAATATAAAATCGCTGTAGTTTTAGAAGTTACTGATACTCAAGCTGAGATCGGGTTTGCAAGCGGAGCTAAATCTAAAATCCCTATTTCTGAAATGAAATGGGCAAAAAGTGAGCTTAAATCAGCTAAAAAGCTACTAACAAAGGGTGATGTAATAGTTGTAGAACCTGTAAAAGATTATTATGCCTTACGGCAAATTCCAGAAGTAAACGGTGCTATTATGGTCATGAATCCAAATACTGGACAGGTACTTGCAAGCGTCGGCGGATATGATTTCTTTGCTAGTAAATTTGACAGGGTAACACAGGCACTTCGTCAACCTGGTTCTTTAAGTAAAACTTTTGTTTATCTAGCAGCCCTTGAAAATGGCGTTAAACCAAATCAGATTTTTAATGACGGTCCTATTGAGATTTCGCAAGGTCCAGGCATGCCTAGCTGGCGACCTAAAAATTATGAGGGTAAGTTTCTAGGACCGATTACTATGCGTACCGGACTTGAAAAATCCCGTAATCTTGTAACAGTTAGAGTAGCAACTGCGGTGGGACTCACCAAAATCGTTGATATAATTAAGCGATTCGGAATTAATGATAATACGCAAAAAGTCTATTCTATGGTACTTGGTTCTATTGAAACAACGCTTGAGAGAATAACTAATGCTTATGGCATTATTGCTAATGGTGGTAAAAGAATAAAGCCGCATTTTGTTGAATTAATCAAAGATCGTAACGGCAAAGTTATTTATCGCAGAGATGATAGAGAATGTACAACTTGTAACGTTTCAGATAATGATTTAGATAACGCTATATTAGAAATTCCGGCAGAAAATATTTATATGGTCACGGATGCAGCAAGTGACTATCAAATTACCTCACTTTTAACAGGTGTAGTAGATAGAGGGACTGCTTACTCCGCAAAGAAATTAGGGAAAATTATCGGCGGAAAAACCGGTACTAGTAACGATAGTAAAGATACATGGTTTATAGGCTTCACGCCTAAAATAGTTGTGGGTAGTTATGTTGGGTATGATACGCCAAGAACTTTAGGAAGAAGAGCAACAGGATCAAGCGTAGTACTGCCTATTTTTGTTGATTTTATGAGTAATGCTTATAAAAATGAGCCATCATTGCCTTTTAAAGTACCTGATTCAATAAGATTACAAGCTGTAGATAGAGCAACTGGTCAAATCACGCCTGGTGGTTCTATTATGGAAGCATTTAAGATCAATAACATCCTGATAATTGAAGATGACAGCGAAATTATAGACAACAATTATAATAATGACGTTTTTGATTACGTGCCTAGCGAAAAAGATCAATCTCAGGAAATATACTAA
- the miaB gene encoding tRNA (N6-isopentenyl adenosine(37)-C2)-methylthiotransferase MiaB, translated as MSKKLYIKTYGCQMNVYDSVKMQDLLYPYGYEPTENIEEADVIILNTCHIREKAAEKTYSELGRIKKLQDARKKQGLNSAIIVVAGCVAQAEGEEIFTRTPYVDIVVGPQSYYNLPELISKVVRHEKHLIDLDFVEEAKFDQLPEQLYPQGASSFISVQEGCDKFCTFCVVPYTRGAEFSRNVEQVYREALKVVSSGAKEIMLLGQNVNAYHGKTSDDKVFTLADLIRHLAKIPNLERLRYTTSHPIDMTDDLISLHGLEPKLMPFLHLPVQSGSNKILKAMNRKHDRDYYFDIIDRLRKARPDIVLSSDFIVGFPGETDEDFADTLDLIRKVKYGQCYSFKYSPRPGTPGATRNDQVPEHIKSERLTILQQELSNQQLAFNESCVGSIMKVLFDRNGKFDDQIIGKTPYMQSVYIKNSNKDLLGKIIEVKITKAALNSLSGDII; from the coding sequence ATGAGTAAGAAGCTTTATATTAAAACTTACGGATGTCAGATGAATGTGTATGACTCCGTTAAGATGCAGGACTTGCTATATCCTTACGGCTATGAGCCTACAGAAAATATCGAGGAAGCAGATGTCATTATTTTAAATACTTGCCATATCAGAGAAAAAGCCGCAGAAAAAACCTATTCGGAACTTGGTCGCATTAAAAAATTACAAGATGCACGAAAAAAACAAGGTTTAAATTCAGCAATAATAGTAGTAGCTGGCTGTGTTGCACAAGCTGAGGGCGAAGAAATTTTTACCAGAACTCCTTATGTTGATATCGTAGTTGGTCCTCAATCTTATTATAACTTACCCGAATTAATTTCTAAAGTTGTTAGACACGAAAAACACTTAATCGATCTTGATTTTGTTGAAGAAGCAAAATTTGACCAATTACCTGAGCAGTTATATCCGCAAGGAGCTAGTAGCTTTATATCAGTGCAAGAGGGGTGCGATAAGTTTTGTACTTTTTGCGTAGTACCTTATACTAGAGGTGCTGAATTTTCAAGAAATGTAGAGCAAGTTTATAGAGAAGCTTTAAAGGTAGTTAGCAGCGGTGCTAAAGAAATCATGCTGCTTGGACAGAATGTTAATGCCTATCACGGCAAAACATCAGACGATAAAGTATTTACTCTTGCTGATTTGATAAGGCATTTAGCAAAAATTCCAAATTTAGAGAGATTACGTTATACCACGTCACATCCGATAGATATGACAGATGATTTAATAAGCTTGCACGGCTTAGAGCCTAAATTAATGCCGTTTTTACATCTTCCAGTGCAATCAGGTTCAAATAAAATACTCAAGGCAATGAACCGCAAACATGATCGGGATTATTACTTTGATATAATTGATCGCTTAAGAAAAGCAAGACCTGATATAGTTTTATCTTCTGATTTTATTGTTGGATTTCCTGGCGAAACAGATGAAGATTTTGCCGATACTTTAGATTTAATCCGTAAAGTAAAATATGGTCAGTGCTATTCATTTAAATATAGCCCACGTCCTGGTACCCCAGGGGCGACAAGAAACGATCAAGTGCCTGAACATATTAAATCAGAAAGATTAACTATCTTACAGCAAGAATTATCAAATCAACAGCTAGCCTTTAATGAAAGCTGTGTAGGAAGTATTATGAAAGTTTTATTTGATCGTAATGGTAAATTTGATGATCAAATCATAGGCAAAACACCTTATATGCAGTCCGTATATATCAAAAACTCTAATAAAGATTTACTTGGTAAAATTATTGAGGTAAAAATTACTAAAGCAGCACTTAATAGTTTAAGTGGAGATATAATTTAA
- a CDS encoding ABC-F family ATP-binding cassette domain-containing protein yields MTPIYYIKDGNLSFADKIILSDLELYLYKGDKICLIGRNGCGKSSLMKVISEDYELDNGELFKDPAITTGYLKQDIAIKLNSNVYDFILDQNSKNEIDIILEKLQINGTDNLSTYSGGQLRRASLAKALILEPEILLLDEPTNHLDIETIEWLEGYVKSYNGAIICVSHDRTFLSNVTNKIWWLDRGHLRKSDKGFKYFDEWQNIIIEQEEAALRKLNKKLAQENEWLNAGVTARRKRNQKRLAQLKTLREIAREHAAKLARSKQRVQAELEENIAKSKFIIEADNVSFSYKNTKIIDNFSFRVKKGEKIGIIGANGSGKSTFIKLLTKQLTPEIGKIIYGGNLDISYFDQHREKLNHNHTLQQTLCPTGGDQVFLPNDKTMHVAGYLKQFMFDPKLLNAKTAILSGGEANRLLLAKILINPGNLLILDEPTNDLDMDSLEILLDILADYSGTLIVVSHDRDFLDRLVTRTLVFAQGKIYDLTGGYEDYKQYFTVSPITKKISKPITPISSPKEPQNKKLSYKYQRLLETLPNEIEKLEASIKALEKQLEDSNLYLANPQKYNQISTQLVNDKKKLDELLNQWLTI; encoded by the coding sequence ATGACCCCAATCTATTACATTAAAGATGGTAATTTAAGTTTTGCTGATAAAATAATTTTATCTGATTTAGAGCTTTATTTATACAAAGGCGATAAGATTTGTCTGATAGGTCGTAATGGCTGTGGTAAATCAAGCCTAATGAAAGTAATATCGGAAGATTATGAATTAGATAACGGAGAGTTATTTAAAGACCCTGCAATCACAACTGGATATTTAAAGCAAGACATTGCGATCAAACTTAATTCTAATGTTTATGATTTCATTCTAGATCAGAACAGTAAAAATGAAATAGATATAATACTAGAAAAGCTACAAATCAATGGCACAGATAATTTATCCACCTACTCAGGCGGACAGCTTAGAAGAGCCAGCCTTGCTAAAGCCTTAATATTAGAGCCAGAAATATTATTGCTTGATGAACCGACTAACCATTTAGATATTGAAACAATTGAATGGTTGGAAGGATACGTTAAATCATATAATGGTGCGATTATTTGCGTTAGTCACGATAGAACTTTCTTATCAAATGTGACTAATAAGATTTGGTGGCTTGATCGTGGACATTTACGTAAATCCGATAAAGGATTTAAGTATTTTGATGAATGGCAAAATATTATTATAGAGCAAGAAGAAGCAGCCCTGCGGAAATTAAATAAAAAATTAGCTCAAGAAAATGAATGGTTAAATGCAGGTGTCACAGCTAGACGTAAGCGTAACCAGAAAAGGCTTGCCCAGCTAAAAACTTTAAGGGAAATAGCAAGAGAACACGCAGCAAAGCTAGCTCGTTCAAAACAAAGAGTACAAGCTGAACTTGAAGAAAATATAGCTAAAAGTAAGTTTATTATCGAAGCTGATAACGTTAGTTTTAGCTATAAAAATACTAAAATTATCGATAATTTTAGTTTCCGAGTTAAAAAAGGCGAAAAGATCGGCATAATTGGAGCGAATGGTTCAGGAAAATCTACTTTTATCAAATTACTAACCAAACAACTTACTCCTGAAATCGGCAAAATTATATATGGTGGTAATTTAGATATCTCATATTTTGATCAACATCGAGAAAAACTAAACCATAATCATACTTTGCAGCAAACTTTATGCCCTACCGGCGGAGATCAGGTATTTTTGCCCAATGATAAAACTATGCATGTTGCTGGCTATCTGAAGCAATTCATGTTCGATCCTAAGCTACTAAATGCTAAAACTGCTATTCTATCAGGAGGTGAGGCTAACAGGCTATTACTTGCAAAAATTTTAATTAACCCTGGCAATTTGCTCATCCTAGATGAACCAACCAACGATTTAGATATGGATAGTTTAGAGATTTTACTAGACATACTTGCAGATTATTCCGGCACTTTAATAGTAGTTAGTCATGATCGTGATTTCTTAGATAGATTAGTTACACGAACCTTAGTTTTTGCTCAAGGTAAAATTTATGATTTAACTGGCGGATATGAAGATTACAAGCAATATTTTACTGTAAGCCCCATAACTAAAAAAATCTCAAAGCCTATAACTCCTATTTCTAGTCCTAAAGAACCACAAAATAAAAAGCTATCTTACAAATATCAACGTTTGCTTGAAACATTACCAAATGAAATTGAAAAATTAGAAGCTTCAATTAAGGCTTTAGAAAAGCAACTTGAGGATAGCAATCTATACCTTGCAAACCCGCAAAAATATAATCAAATCAGTACTCAACTAGTTAATGATAAAAAGAAACTTGATGAGTTATTAAATCAGTGGCTTACAATATAA
- the fabF gene encoding beta-ketoacyl-ACP synthase II — translation MLNQTMNKRVVITGLGLITPVGLNVKSSWDNIVQGVSGIKTITAFDTSKLACKIAGLLNHSEENGFKLENFTKAEDVNRLSKMDKFIHYGVAAATEAIEDSGWLPEDQESRDRTGLILGSGIGGLKMIEDTSVKLHQENNGKVSPFFIPASLINLLSGLVSIKYGFSGPNQAAVTACSTGAHAIGDAMRMIKHGYADVMIAGGAEAPVTPVGVAGFVAARALCTKYNDEPEKASRPWDKDRGGFVMGEGAGVVVLEEYEHAMRRGAKIYGEVVGYGSTGDAYHMTAPHPEGRGAYRAMHEALQDAGITPYAIGYINAHGTSTDIGDAIELNAVQRLFLEANPKVLMSSTKSSIGHLLGAAGSVEFIFGTLAIRDQIAPPTLNLENPMDEVKLDLVALKAKEAKINYVLSNSFGFGGTNTSLIIKKI, via the coding sequence ATGTTAAATCAAACCATGAATAAAAGAGTAGTTATTACTGGTCTTGGGCTGATTACCCCAGTTGGGCTTAACGTTAAGTCATCTTGGGATAATATAGTCCAAGGAGTAAGCGGTATAAAAACTATTACAGCATTTGACACTTCCAAACTTGCATGCAAAATTGCAGGGCTATTAAACCATTCTGAAGAGAATGGCTTCAAACTTGAAAATTTTACAAAAGCTGAAGATGTAAATAGATTGAGTAAAATGGATAAATTTATCCATTATGGCGTTGCAGCTGCAACTGAAGCAATTGAAGATAGTGGATGGTTACCAGAGGATCAAGAATCACGTGACAGAACCGGTTTAATATTAGGTTCAGGAATTGGCGGTCTTAAAATGATCGAAGATACTTCTGTAAAGCTTCATCAAGAAAATAATGGTAAAGTTAGCCCGTTCTTTATTCCAGCTTCCTTAATTAATCTTTTATCAGGTCTTGTTTCAATAAAATATGGCTTTAGTGGTCCAAACCAAGCTGCAGTAACGGCTTGCTCTACTGGAGCACATGCTATAGGCGATGCTATGCGTATGATAAAGCATGGCTATGCTGATGTTATGATCGCAGGCGGTGCGGAAGCACCGGTAACACCTGTTGGAGTTGCAGGTTTTGTAGCAGCAAGAGCCTTATGTACTAAATATAATGATGAGCCTGAAAAAGCATCGAGACCTTGGGATAAGGATCGAGGTGGTTTTGTTATGGGCGAAGGAGCTGGCGTTGTAGTCTTAGAAGAATACGAACATGCTATGCGTCGTGGTGCTAAAATTTATGGTGAGGTCGTAGGATACGGCTCTACTGGTGATGCGTACCATATGACAGCTCCACATCCTGAAGGGAGAGGAGCTTATCGAGCAATGCATGAAGCACTGCAAGATGCTGGTATAACCCCTTATGCCATTGGCTATATTAACGCACATGGTACTTCTACTGATATAGGCGATGCGATCGAATTAAATGCAGTTCAGAGATTATTTTTAGAAGCTAACCCTAAAGTTTTAATGTCTTCTACTAAATCTTCAATAGGGCATTTGCTTGGTGCTGCCGGAAGTGTTGAATTTATCTTTGGTACGCTTGCAATTAGAGATCAGATTGCACCACCTACCCTAAATTTAGAAAATCCAATGGACGAAGTTAAGTTAGACTTAGTTGCACTTAAAGCTAAAGAGGCTAAAATAAACTACGTACTTTCCAACTCTTTTGGCTTTGGCGGCACTAACACTAGTTTAATAATTAAAAAGATTTAA
- the acpP gene encoding acyl carrier protein: MEFKIMSKVDNIEQKAIKIIADNQGKKIEEISVDSRFAEDLGVDSLSTVEIMMEIEKEFGVDVPDEEATKIKKVADVVNYIKEHKS, translated from the coding sequence ATGGAGTTCAAAATTATGAGTAAAGTGGATAATATCGAGCAGAAAGCTATCAAAATTATTGCTGATAATCAAGGAAAAAAAATTGAAGAAATCAGCGTGGACTCGCGATTTGCAGAAGATTTAGGAGTAGATAGCCTATCTACAGTAGAAATAATGATGGAAATAGAGAAAGAATTTGGTGTTGATGTTCCTGATGAAGAAGCAACTAAGATAAAAAAAGTAGCAGATGTTGTTAACTATATAAAAGAACATAAATCTTAA
- the fabG gene encoding 3-oxoacyl-ACP reductase FabG, with amino-acid sequence MIDLSGQTALITGASGGIGGAIARQLHKLGSHVIISGSNEEKLKALGDDLKDNYTIKVCNLTNTEECGNLVAQIEKLDILVCNAGITKDTLAIRMKNEDFDQVIDINLKANFILNREAIKKMMTNRYGRIINIASIVGVSGNPGQANYCASKAGLIGMTKSLAYEVATRGITVNAVAPGFIKSDMTDKLNDEQKEAITRKIPKGTYGMPEDIANAVAFLASNQSSYITGQTLHVNGGMLMV; translated from the coding sequence ATGATTGATTTAAGCGGTCAAACAGCATTAATTACCGGAGCTTCAGGAGGTATAGGAGGTGCTATTGCAAGGCAGCTTCATAAGCTTGGAAGTCATGTAATTATAAGCGGGAGTAATGAGGAAAAATTAAAAGCTCTTGGCGATGATTTAAAAGATAATTACACTATTAAAGTTTGTAATCTTACAAATACTGAAGAATGCGGCAATTTAGTAGCTCAAATAGAAAAATTAGATATTTTAGTCTGTAATGCCGGTATTACCAAAGATACGCTAGCAATCAGAATGAAAAATGAAGATTTTGACCAAGTTATTGATATTAATTTAAAAGCAAATTTCATCTTAAATCGTGAAGCAATAAAAAAGATGATGACTAATAGATACGGACGCATCATTAACATAGCCTCAATAGTAGGAGTTTCAGGTAACCCTGGGCAAGCTAATTATTGTGCTTCTAAAGCAGGTTTAATCGGTATGACAAAATCACTTGCTTATGAAGTTGCAACCAGAGGAATTACAGTTAATGCAGTAGCTCCAGGTTTTATTAAATCTGATATGACTGATAAGTTAAATGATGAACAAAAAGAAGCTATAACACGAAAAATCCCGAAAGGAACATATGGTATGCCTGAAGATATAGCAAATGCAGTTGCATTCTTAGCAAGCAATCAATCATCATATATTACTGGTCAAACCCTACATGTAAATGGTGGAATGTTAATGGTATAA
- the recA gene encoding recombinase RecA gives MSNIDKEKAVAAALAQIEKSYGKGSVMKLGQRPNVDIEAVSTGSLGLDIALGIGGVPKGRIIEIFGPESSGKTTLTLHLIAEAQKKGGTCAFIDAEHALDPAYAKKLGVNIDELIISQPDTGEQALEIADTLIRSGGIDMIIIDSVAALVPKSEIEGEMGDAQMASQARLMSQALRKLTASINRTNCITVFINQIRMKIGVMFGSPETTTGGNALKFYASVRIDIRRIGSIKDKEEVIGSQTKVKVVKNKVSPPFKTADFDIMYGSGISKEGEIIDLGVKLDIIEKSGSWFSYNSVRIGQGRENVKQYLKDNPQISNEIEKLVREKSSKVNNINFEQEEEVND, from the coding sequence ATGTCAAATATAGATAAAGAAAAAGCTGTTGCTGCAGCTCTCGCACAGATTGAAAAAAGCTATGGTAAAGGCTCGGTTATGAAACTTGGTCAGCGTCCTAATGTTGATATAGAAGCTGTATCAACCGGTTCGCTTGGACTTGATATAGCTCTTGGAATTGGCGGAGTTCCTAAAGGTAGAATAATAGAAATATTCGGTCCTGAAAGCTCGGGTAAAACTACTCTCACATTACATTTAATTGCCGAAGCCCAGAAGAAAGGCGGGACATGTGCATTTATTGATGCTGAGCATGCTTTAGATCCAGCTTATGCTAAAAAGCTTGGAGTCAATATTGACGAGCTTATCATATCTCAGCCTGATACAGGAGAGCAAGCTTTGGAAATTGCTGATACTTTAATTCGCTCCGGCGGTATTGACATGATAATCATAGATAGTGTTGCCGCTCTAGTACCGAAATCAGAAATTGAAGGCGAGATGGGCGATGCACAAATGGCTTCTCAAGCAAGATTAATGAGTCAGGCTTTGCGTAAACTTACTGCCTCAATTAATCGTACTAACTGTATTACTGTTTTCATCAACCAAATTAGAATGAAAATAGGTGTAATGTTTGGTAGTCCTGAAACTACAACCGGCGGTAATGCTTTAAAATTCTATGCTTCAGTTAGAATAGATATCAGAAGAATAGGTTCTATTAAGGATAAAGAAGAAGTAATAGGCAGCCAAACCAAAGTAAAAGTAGTAAAAAACAAAGTATCACCTCCATTTAAAACAGCAGATTTTGATATAATGTATGGCTCAGGTATCTCAAAAGAAGGTGAAATAATCGACCTTGGAGTAAAGCTTGACATAATAGAAAAATCCGGCTCTTGGTTTTCTTATAATAGCGTACGTATCGGTCAAGGACGTGAAAATGTTAAACAATATTTGAAAGATAATCCACAAATCTCTAATGAAATTGAGAAGCTTGTACGAGAAAAATCATCTAAAGTCAATAATATAAATTTTGAACAAGAGGAGGAAGTAAATGATTGA
- a CDS encoding YhcG family protein — MKTLAKGLSSLYGQGFSRTALIRMNQFYQSFKEQQISATLSHQLSWSHIIELLPLKEQNQKDFYAYMSIQENWSVRQLRSNIDKMLYERTKLSNRSEEQVISLFKTDSRLEPDLILKDPYILDFLELPDEHYENDLENAILQRIEQFILELGTGFSFVARQKRMTIDNEHFYLDLLFFNRKLERLVAIELKTGKFKAEYKGQMELYLNWLKKNECFENEKPPIGIILCSEKSDAQVELLEMSASGIHVAQYWTELPPIEILQKKIGEIVLQTKRIYENRPIANAYE; from the coding sequence ATTAAGACTTTAGCTAAAGGTCTTTCTTCATTATATGGGCAAGGCTTTTCTCGTACAGCTCTAATTCGCATGAATCAATTTTATCAATCTTTTAAAGAGCAACAAATTAGTGCGACACTGTCGCACCAATTAAGTTGGAGTCATATAATAGAGTTATTACCTCTAAAAGAACAGAATCAGAAAGATTTTTATGCCTATATGTCTATACAAGAAAATTGGAGCGTTAGACAGTTACGTAGTAATATTGATAAAATGTTATATGAAAGAACGAAGTTATCTAATAGATCTGAAGAACAAGTAATATCATTATTTAAAACAGATTCTAGGTTAGAGCCTGATTTAATTCTTAAAGACCCTTACATACTTGATTTTTTAGAACTTCCAGATGAACATTATGAAAATGATTTGGAAAATGCGATATTACAGCGTATTGAACAATTTATTTTAGAACTAGGTACCGGCTTTTCATTTGTAGCAAGACAAAAACGTATGACTATAGACAATGAACATTTCTATTTAGATTTATTATTTTTCAATAGAAAGTTAGAAAGATTAGTAGCAATTGAATTAAAAACAGGAAAATTTAAGGCAGAGTATAAAGGTCAAATGGAGCTATATTTAAATTGGCTAAAAAAGAACGAATGTTTTGAAAATGAAAAACCTCCGATAGGTATTATATTATGTTCTGAAAAATCTGACGCCCAAGTAGAATTGTTAGAAATGTCGGCAAGCGGCATTCACGTTGCACAATATTGGACAGAATTACCTCCTATAGAGATTTTGCAGAAAAAAATCGGAGAAATAGTATTGCAGACAAAAAGAATTTATGAAAATAGACCTATTGCAAACGCATATGAATAA